From Caulobacter segnis, a single genomic window includes:
- a CDS encoding siderophore-interacting protein, producing the protein MAKMTISLRPKPGPLARLSKALTSLVMKRATVVVVEPLAPDFRLITLEGPALAGATWTPGQKIQIAMGSAFAARTYTPIAWESSQGRTQLLGYAHGDGPGSAWLRTLKAGVECDLFGPRPSLDVAGLAGPVTVFGDETSMGLAHALSAQGGACTVSCVLEVGDVDHAKTVAARLGLKEAMLFERTPDDAHLKAVAAEFASRAAAGAAFVLTGRAGAIQKLRQGMMHQGVPSGRVAAKAYWAPGKVGLD; encoded by the coding sequence ATGGCGAAGATGACCATCTCGCTGCGGCCGAAGCCCGGCCCGCTCGCTCGGCTGAGCAAGGCGCTTACAAGCCTGGTGATGAAGCGCGCGACCGTCGTCGTCGTCGAGCCGCTGGCCCCTGACTTCCGGCTGATCACGTTGGAGGGGCCCGCCCTGGCGGGCGCGACCTGGACGCCGGGACAGAAGATCCAGATCGCCATGGGTTCGGCGTTCGCAGCGCGCACCTACACCCCGATCGCCTGGGAAAGCTCGCAAGGCCGCACCCAGCTGCTGGGCTACGCCCATGGCGACGGGCCGGGAAGCGCTTGGCTCCGAACGCTCAAAGCCGGCGTCGAATGCGACCTGTTCGGCCCGCGTCCCTCGCTGGATGTGGCGGGCTTGGCAGGACCGGTGACCGTCTTCGGCGACGAAACGTCGATGGGCCTGGCCCATGCCCTGTCGGCGCAAGGCGGCGCCTGCACCGTCTCGTGTGTCCTTGAGGTCGGCGACGTCGACCACGCCAAGACGGTCGCAGCGCGCCTCGGCTTGAAGGAGGCCATGCTGTTCGAGAGGACGCCCGATGACGCGCACCTCAAGGCGGTGGCGGCCGAGTTCGCGTCACGGGCCGCCGCCGGCGCCGCTTTCGTCCTGACCGGAAGGGCGGGCGCGATCCAGAAGCTCCGCCAAGGCATGATGCATCAGGGCGTCCCGTCGGGGCGTGTCGCCGCCAAGGCCTATTGGGCGCCCGGCAAGGTCGGTCTGGATTGA
- a CDS encoding hybrid sensor histidine kinase/response regulator: MDIGQAADIDVRLAALQSLGLLDFEREPAFDLIAEAARAAVGADGGFVTFVGAEHVWFKAASGVEVERLPRSHAFCDRVVRTKAVVVIENVSQDREFAHIDDVAAYAGVPVFVQDHVVGTVCVTSGAPRSFGEMQIVQLDLLARMVSERLETRREKLFLSQLFNGTSDAVLIVDEQQLIVHWNAGAEALFGYSAREALGQPLRMIIPPHLRVGHDRGFARLCNGGRPTLTGAVEVPALRRDGSEFPASLSVSTWRDNERTMVGAIVRDISDREALHQARVASEAKTRFLANMSHEIRTPLNGILGLGDVLSRTALASEQAELLRAMTGAARTLEALLSDLLDLARSEAGALRIADEPFDLNGLAREVGELHRPTAEAKGLTYEVEAPPGEHWVTGDAVRLRQVLGNLLSNAVKFTHAGSVRLEVADKDGWRFQVNDTGIGFDAAAKDRIFDRFVQADDSITRRYGGSGLGLAISADLVRAMGGELSAVSTLGIGSSFAFRLTLPDAPPPSVAAEPLACQERAVRVLLAEDHPVNRKVIELILGEVGAELTSVCDGREAVEAFDAADFDLVLMDMQMPVMDGLSATREIRARQKQLGQRRCPIIMLTANVLPEHLRATFEAGADRHLAKPIEAARLLSAMDEILAEQTF, translated from the coding sequence GTGGATATCGGTCAAGCTGCTGACATCGACGTGCGCCTGGCCGCTCTCCAGTCCCTCGGGTTGCTGGATTTCGAGCGCGAGCCGGCGTTCGATCTGATCGCCGAAGCCGCGCGCGCGGCCGTAGGGGCGGATGGCGGATTCGTCACGTTCGTGGGCGCTGAGCACGTCTGGTTCAAGGCCGCGTCGGGGGTCGAGGTCGAGCGGCTGCCAAGGTCACACGCTTTCTGCGATCGCGTGGTTAGGACGAAGGCCGTCGTCGTCATCGAGAACGTCAGCCAAGACCGGGAGTTTGCTCACATCGATGACGTCGCCGCCTATGCAGGCGTCCCTGTCTTCGTCCAGGACCACGTCGTTGGAACGGTCTGCGTCACCAGCGGCGCGCCGCGGTCTTTTGGTGAGATGCAAATAGTTCAGCTCGACCTTTTGGCGCGCATGGTCAGCGAACGCCTGGAAACGCGGCGGGAAAAGCTCTTCCTGTCGCAGCTTTTCAACGGGACATCCGATGCGGTGCTGATCGTCGACGAGCAGCAGCTTATCGTGCACTGGAACGCTGGAGCCGAAGCACTGTTTGGCTACTCTGCGCGGGAGGCGCTGGGCCAGCCCCTGAGGATGATCATCCCGCCGCACCTTCGCGTGGGCCATGACCGCGGCTTCGCCCGGCTATGCAACGGCGGGCGACCGACCCTGACCGGAGCGGTCGAGGTGCCGGCGCTGCGCCGGGACGGTTCGGAATTTCCCGCCAGCCTGTCGGTTTCAACGTGGCGCGATAACGAGCGCACCATGGTGGGGGCTATCGTCCGGGACATCTCCGATCGCGAGGCGTTGCACCAGGCCCGCGTCGCCAGCGAGGCCAAGACCCGCTTCCTGGCTAATATGAGCCATGAGATCCGTACGCCCTTGAACGGTATCCTTGGTCTGGGTGATGTCCTGTCGCGCACGGCGCTGGCGTCGGAACAAGCCGAGTTGCTCCGCGCTATGACCGGCGCGGCGCGGACTCTGGAAGCCCTGCTCAGCGATCTGTTGGATCTAGCGCGTTCGGAGGCGGGCGCGTTGCGCATTGCCGATGAACCGTTCGACCTTAATGGCCTAGCGCGCGAAGTTGGCGAGCTTCACCGGCCTACGGCGGAGGCCAAAGGTCTTACCTATGAGGTCGAAGCTCCACCAGGGGAACACTGGGTGACCGGCGACGCCGTTCGTCTCCGCCAAGTGCTGGGCAACCTCCTCAGCAACGCCGTCAAGTTCACGCACGCGGGCTCCGTGCGCTTGGAGGTCGCGGACAAAGACGGCTGGCGCTTCCAGGTCAACGATACCGGGATCGGCTTTGACGCGGCGGCCAAGGACCGCATCTTCGATCGCTTCGTCCAGGCCGACGATTCCATTACGCGGCGTTACGGGGGATCGGGCCTTGGCCTGGCGATCAGCGCTGATCTCGTCCGAGCCATGGGCGGGGAGCTGTCGGCTGTTTCGACGCTGGGAATCGGTTCCTCTTTCGCTTTTCGCCTCACCCTACCCGATGCGCCGCCGCCGAGCGTGGCGGCGGAGCCCTTGGCTTGCCAGGAGCGGGCCGTCCGGGTGCTGCTGGCCGAGGACCACCCCGTCAATCGCAAGGTCATCGAACTGATCCTAGGCGAGGTCGGCGCGGAGCTTACCTCGGTGTGCGACGGGCGAGAGGCCGTTGAGGCCTTCGACGCGGCGGATTTCGATCTGGTCCTGATGGACATGCAAATGCCGGTGATGGACGGGCTGTCCGCAACGCGCGAAATCCGCGCGCGACAGAAGCAGCTAGGCCAGCGCCGCTGCCCGATCATAATGCTGACCGCCAATGTCTTGCCGGAGCATTTGCGGGCTACCTTTGAGGCGGGAGCCGATCGCCACCTTGCCAAGCCGATCGAGGCCGCGCGCCTTTTGTCAGCAATGGACGAAATACTGGCCGAGCAAACATTCTGA
- a CDS encoding O-methyltransferase translates to MTTLASERVAELLTQLHRDAEASDREHLEAMVETFGAQDASMETLIVEMMAEERADYRAIYHRYADNYLAVTPTYGRFLYAMARACKASRIVEFGTSMGISTIYLAAALRDNGGGRLIGSEFEPGKVARARGNLEAAGLGDLVEIREGDARETLKDVGGDVDLLLVDGAFSLYLTVLKLVEPHLRPGAVVLGENAFDPDYLDYIRAPANGYLAQTLPLDEGRGNVFAVRVA, encoded by the coding sequence GTGACCACATTGGCCAGCGAACGAGTCGCCGAGCTGTTGACCCAGTTGCACCGCGACGCCGAGGCTTCGGATCGCGAGCATCTCGAAGCCATGGTCGAGACCTTCGGGGCGCAGGACGCATCGATGGAGACGCTGATCGTCGAGATGATGGCCGAAGAGCGCGCCGACTACCGCGCGATCTATCACCGCTATGCCGACAACTACCTGGCGGTGACCCCGACCTATGGACGGTTCCTCTACGCCATGGCGCGCGCCTGCAAGGCGAGCCGTATCGTCGAGTTCGGCACCTCGATGGGGATTTCGACGATCTATCTGGCCGCGGCTCTGCGCGACAATGGCGGCGGGCGGCTGATCGGCTCCGAGTTCGAACCCGGCAAAGTGGCGCGCGCCCGTGGCAACCTTGAGGCCGCGGGCCTGGGCGATCTGGTCGAGATCCGTGAAGGCGATGCGCGCGAGACGCTGAAGGACGTCGGCGGAGATGTCGATCTGCTGCTGGTGGACGGCGCCTTCTCGCTCTACCTAACGGTGCTCAAGCTGGTCGAACCCCATCTGCGGCCCGGCGCCGTGGTCCTGGGCGAGAACGCCTTCGATCCGGACTATCTCGACTATATCCGCGCGCCCGCCAATGGCTACCTCGCCCAGACGCTGCCGCTCGACGAAGGGCGCGGTAACGTGTTCGCCGTCAGGGTGGCGTGA
- a CDS encoding AraC family transcriptional regulator produces MPILTSADAGETWIEPDEVPRPIVAFGVAMEDVGGIEIDPHRHRKGQIILVQRGALSCEVEGGLWIVPPRSALWIPGDALHAVKASGALEGYNAFIDPKVGAALPKACCAVSVTPLLRELLIRAAHLPYLYEEGGAHSRLVVVLLDELAAAKVEDLHLPMPADPRLRRIVDEMMAAPAARGTLASWARRAGLSERSLMRLIARETGMSFGRWRQQLGVVLAVKWLAGGVSIQAVATDLGYESTPSFVTMFRKALGASPGRYMAERHPSRG; encoded by the coding sequence ATGCCGATCCTGACCAGCGCGGATGCGGGCGAGACCTGGATCGAACCCGACGAGGTGCCTCGCCCCATCGTGGCCTTCGGCGTGGCGATGGAGGACGTCGGCGGGATCGAGATCGACCCTCATCGCCATAGGAAGGGCCAGATCATCCTGGTGCAGCGGGGTGCGCTCAGCTGCGAGGTCGAGGGCGGCCTGTGGATCGTGCCGCCGCGCAGCGCTCTCTGGATCCCCGGGGACGCGCTGCACGCCGTCAAGGCCAGCGGCGCGCTCGAGGGCTATAACGCCTTCATAGATCCGAAGGTCGGGGCAGCCCTGCCCAAGGCGTGCTGCGCGGTGTCGGTGACGCCCCTGCTGCGCGAACTCCTGATCCGTGCGGCGCATCTGCCCTATCTGTACGAGGAAGGCGGCGCCCATTCGCGGCTGGTGGTCGTGCTGCTCGACGAGCTCGCCGCGGCGAAGGTCGAGGACCTGCACCTACCCATGCCGGCCGACCCCCGCCTGCGCAGGATCGTCGACGAGATGATGGCCGCGCCGGCGGCGCGAGGAACTCTGGCCAGCTGGGCCAGGCGGGCCGGACTGAGCGAACGCAGCCTGATGCGGTTGATCGCCCGGGAAACCGGCATGAGCTTTGGACGCTGGCGCCAACAACTGGGCGTCGTGCTGGCCGTGAAGTGGCTGGCCGGCGGCGTCTCGATCCAGGCGGTCGCGACGGACCTGGGCTATGAGAGCACGCCCAGCTTCGTGACCATGTTTCGAAAGGCGCTTGGGGCGTCGCCGGGACGCTATATGGCCGAACGGCATCCGTCGCGAGGTTGA
- a CDS encoding SDR family NAD(P)-dependent oxidoreductase has translation MNRLEGKTAIITGGGTGIGLASAKRFIAEGAFVYIFGRRQEKLDAAIAGLGPNARAIAGSVSDATDLDRLFDAVKQERGALDILFANAGTGALVPLGQITPAHYDETFDVNVKGAIFTVQKGLELMREGGSIILTGSTTGVMGTPAFSIYSASKAAVRNLARSWAQDLRGTGIRVNVLSPGPTLTELAAEVVGRDAMIEMGATTPIGHVGDPSEVAAAAAFLASPDSSFMTGSELFTDGGLAQI, from the coding sequence ATGAACAGACTTGAAGGCAAGACCGCCATCATCACCGGCGGCGGTACGGGCATTGGCCTCGCATCGGCGAAGCGCTTCATCGCGGAGGGCGCGTTCGTCTACATCTTTGGCCGGCGGCAGGAGAAACTAGACGCCGCGATCGCCGGCCTTGGCCCTAACGCCCGCGCCATTGCCGGATCGGTGAGCGACGCCACCGACCTGGATCGGCTGTTCGATGCCGTGAAGCAGGAACGCGGCGCGCTCGATATCCTGTTCGCCAATGCCGGAACCGGCGCGCTTGTCCCGCTGGGCCAGATCACGCCTGCCCATTATGACGAGACCTTCGACGTCAATGTGAAGGGCGCGATCTTCACGGTGCAGAAGGGCCTTGAGCTCATGCGCGAGGGCGGCTCGATCATTCTCACCGGCTCGACGACCGGCGTGATGGGCACGCCTGCGTTCAGCATCTACAGCGCCTCGAAAGCCGCTGTTCGCAATCTCGCGCGCAGCTGGGCGCAGGACCTGCGCGGCACGGGAATCCGTGTCAACGTGCTCTCGCCCGGACCAACCCTGACCGAACTCGCCGCCGAGGTCGTTGGCCGCGACGCCATGATCGAGATGGGGGCGACCACGCCGATCGGGCATGTCGGAGACCCATCGGAAGTCGCGGCGGCCGCTGCGTTCCTGGCGTCTCCCGACAGCAGCTTCATGACGGGCAGCGAGCTGTTCACCGACGGCGGCCTGGCTCAGATTTAA
- a CDS encoding winged helix-turn-helix transcriptional regulator, producing the protein MSDTLETAVVKPAPIAPGFTCGLDATLRIIAGKWKPLILYFLLRGPTRYGELKRAVRDVSDKVLIQQLKELDADGVVLRTDYKEVPPRVDYTLTPLGESLALALEPLCAWGAENMAEMQKIFAERDSWRRDKDARRS; encoded by the coding sequence ATGTCCGATACGCTCGAAACCGCCGTCGTTAAGCCAGCGCCCATCGCTCCCGGTTTCACCTGCGGGCTCGATGCCACGCTGCGGATCATCGCGGGCAAGTGGAAGCCGCTGATCCTGTACTTCCTGCTGCGCGGACCGACCCGTTACGGAGAACTGAAGCGCGCCGTGCGCGACGTCAGCGACAAGGTGTTGATCCAGCAGCTGAAGGAGCTCGACGCAGACGGCGTAGTGCTCAGGACCGACTATAAGGAAGTGCCGCCGCGCGTCGACTACACGTTGACGCCGCTGGGAGAGAGCCTTGCCCTGGCGCTCGAGCCGTTATGTGCCTGGGGCGCGGAAAACATGGCGGAGATGCAGAAGATCTTCGCCGAGCGCGACAGCTGGCGACGGGACAAGGACGCCCGTCGGTCCTAG